CGCGCCACCGGACGCCCAACCGGCATTCTTAAAGACGAAGCCATGGGACTGGTCTATGCCGTCATACCTGAAGTCACCGAGCAGGAGCGGGACGAAGCTCTGGTGCGGGCGATGAACCATGCCGTCCTGCACGGCGTCACGCAGATTTATGACATGGGCAGTTGGCGCGATCTGGAGACCTATCGCCGGGCCGCACAGACAAACTCCCTGAAACTACGGGTCTACTCTTTCGTGCCCATCAGTACCTGGTCGCAGCTCAAACAGTACCGGGAAGAACATGGCAGGGGAGACGCCTGGCACCGCTGGGGCGGGCTGAAGGGTTTCGTGGACGGATCGCTGGGATCCACTACCGCGTGGTTCTATAAACCCTACGATGACGCCCCGGGTACCAGCGGATTGATGGTCACGGATACCTCCAAGCTGCGGGCATGGATAAGTGCCGGGGATGCAGCCGGCTTCCAGATAGCGGTGCATGCCATCGGCGACCGGGCGAACGATTGGATCCTTAACACCTATGCTTCGATTGCCGCGGCAAACGGCCCGCGTGATCGGCGCTTCCGCATTGAACATGCCCAACACCTTACAGTAGCGGCCATCGCACGCTTCCACCGGCAGGGCGTCATCCCGGCCATGCAGCCCTACCATGCTATCGACGACGGGCGCTGGGCCGAAAAGCGCATCGGCCCGGACCGTATCAAAACCACCTATGCCTTCCGATCCCTGCTGGACGCCGGTGCGCCCCTCTGCTTCGGCTCCGACTGGACCGTGGCCCCCCTATCTCCCCTGGAGGGCATCTACGCCGCTGTTACTCGCCGCACTATAGATGGCCTTAATCCAGAGGGATGGGTGCCGGAACAAAAAATCACGGTTGAGCAGGCACTGCGCTGCTATACCATCAATGCCGCCTACGCCGGCTTCTTCGAAACCCAAACCGGCACCCTGGAGCCAGGGAAACTGGCCGACTTCGTGGTCTTATCTGAAGACCTCTTTGCCATCGACCCGGTCGACATACCTCAGGTCCAGGTGTTGATGACGGTGGTGGGAAGTAAGGTACAGTACCGAGCGGAGTAACTACCGACCCTGATTTAGCCAGGACTAAGGCAGCCGTGATCCCTGATGGCTTGGTTGACTGGCCTAAGAGTTCTGCTTTGTTTGCGGCTGCTCAAGGGCTGGCGTTCAGCTCGTCAGCCAGCTGGCGGATAACCCGAATATGGTCGGGAGTGGTGCCGCAGCAGCCGCCGCACAAGGTTGCGCCCGCCGCCATGACCGCACGCATTTTCTGAGCGAAGCTCTCCGGCGTTTCGGGAAACACCTCCCTGCCGCCAGTCAGCTGCGGGAGGCCTGCGTTAGGCTTGGCCATAAGAGGCAAGCTGGTCAACCTGTGCATCTCTGAGATGATGGCCAACATCTGCTCCACGCCCTCGCCGCAGTTGGATCCCAGCATATTCACACCAGCCTCGGTGAGAGCCCGGGTGATACGCTCGACGCTTTCGCCCATTATGGTGAAATAGCCGGTCGGGGCCTGATTAAAGGTTACCGATACACAGATAGGCAGACCCAGAACGGAGCGGATGGCTTCAAAGGCCAGCAAGGCTTCATCGAGGCAATTCATGGTTTCAATGTTGACCAGGTCGGCCTCCCCCAGCCCTCTGGCCTGGGTCTGGAAGGCTTCGAACACCGCTTCCCGGGATACGTTGCCATAGGGTTCGAGGATCTCGCCGGTGGGTCCCACGGAAGCCGCCACGTAGGCCTTATCGCCGGCAGCCTGGCGGGCCAGTTCCACGGCACGGGTATTGATAGCCACCGTTTTACTCTCAAGACCGTAGTTTGACAGGCGCCGGGTATTCCCGCCGAAGGTGTTGGTCTGGATGATATCCGATCCGGCGGCGACGTACTCGCGGTGGATCTCCAGCAGAATCTCTGGATGGGATACATTCAGCTCCTCGGGACACTCCCCCACCTTCAGTCCACGGTGCTGCAGCAGGGTCCCGATGCCGCCATCGAATACCCAGACCGGGCGCGGTTCAGCCGCAAACAGCTGCGAAAGATTCCGGGTCATGCGTAGACGCCGTACTCCTGTGCGAGCTTCGCCAGCAGCTGCACCCGCTCGCGCCTGACGTGCGGGGCAATCGAACAGGCGGTGCTCAGGATAAAGCCCCGGCCGGTCTTCCCGATCTGGATGCGCCGTTTCACATCAGCTAAAATATCCTCTTCAGACCCCTGGAGCAAGGTATTGACGGAGTCAACGTTCCCCTTAATGAACAGGCTTTGCCCCACCCGCCTGACGGCGTCTTCCAGCTCCACGTTGCCCAGGGGAGGTGGGTCCAGGCATTCCAGCCCCGAGGTGCCCGATTCGGCCATGGCCTCCAGGCGGTCATTGATGGCGCCGCAAGTGTGGAGGTAGGCATATTTGCCCTGCTCCTTGATGGCCGCAATAATTTGGCCTTCATAGGGCAGCACGAACCGGCGGTAAAAGTCCGGCGAGATGAACCCCATTCCCGCAAAGGGGGAGGAAATCTTGACGGCGTCAATGGGCTGGGCACACATCTCCCGGGCCAGGGCGGCGATCCCGTTGGCG
The sequence above is a segment of the Candidatus Neomarinimicrobiota bacterium genome. Coding sequences within it:
- a CDS encoding amidohydrolase, which translates into the protein MKARADVIYLNGSIWTGVAGAIRAEALAVQDEEIMAVGSITEINSLQGPQTKVVDLQGGFVVPGLIDNHTHFISGGQQLASVDLRDASSREEFIRRLGEFAGKLPDGRWITGGDWDHEAWGGELPQRDWIDAVTREVPVFVSRLDGHMALANSKALELAGITPETLDPEGGMIVRDRATGRPTGILKDEAMGLVYAVIPEVTEQERDEALVRAMNHAVLHGVTQIYDMGSWRDLETYRRAAQTNSLKLRVYSFVPISTWSQLKQYREEHGRGDAWHRWGGLKGFVDGSLGSTTAWFYKPYDDAPGTSGLMVTDTSKLRAWISAGDAAGFQIAVHAIGDRANDWILNTYASIAAANGPRDRRFRIEHAQHLTVAAIARFHRQGVIPAMQPYHAIDDGRWAEKRIGPDRIKTTYAFRSLLDAGAPLCFGSDWTVAPLSPLEGIYAAVTRRTIDGLNPEGWVPEQKITVEQALRCYTINAAYAGFFETQTGTLEPGKLADFVVLSEDLFAIDPVDIPQVQVLMTVVGSKVQYRAE
- a CDS encoding homocysteine S-methyltransferase family protein encodes the protein MTRNLSQLFAAEPRPVWVFDGGIGTLLQHRGLKVGECPEELNVSHPEILLEIHREYVAAGSDIIQTNTFGGNTRRLSNYGLESKTVAINTRAVELARQAAGDKAYVAASVGPTGEILEPYGNVSREAVFEAFQTQARGLGEADLVNIETMNCLDEALLAFEAIRSVLGLPICVSVTFNQAPTGYFTIMGESVERITRALTEAGVNMLGSNCGEGVEQMLAIISEMHRLTSLPLMAKPNAGLPQLTGGREVFPETPESFAQKMRAVMAAGATLCGGCCGTTPDHIRVIRQLADELNASP